The nucleotide window caacaacaacaacaacaaaacaacaatagcagcaacaacaacagcaacaacaaaaggaacaacagcaacagcaacaacaacaacaccaacagcaacaagaacatcaacaacagcaacaacaacagcaacaacaacagtagcaacaacagtaacaacaacagcaacaacaacagcaacaacaacaacagcaacatcaacaacagcaacaacaacaacagcaacagcaacaagaacagcaacaacaacaacagtaacaacaacagtaacaacaacaacagcaacaacaacataagcaacaacaacgacgccaacagcaacaacaacaacagtaacaacagtagcaacaagaacagcaacaacaacagcaacaacatcaacagcaacaacaacaacagacacagcaacaacagtaacaacagcaacaacaacaacagcaacaacaacggcaacaccaacaacaacaataatagcaacagcaacagcaacaggaacagcaacagcaacaacaacaacaacaacaggagcagcaacaacagtaacagcaacaacaacagcaacaaaaacaacaacaacaacaacagcaaacgcACCAGaagcaacagtaacagcaaaaacaacagcaacacaaacaacaacaacaacagcatcaacaggaacagcaacaacagcaacaacgacagcaactacaacagcaacaacagtaacatcaccaaaaccaacagcaacagcaacagcaacaacaacagcaacgacaacagcaacaacatgaacaacaaaacagcaacagcaacaacagtaacagcaacaacaacagtaacattaacaacatcaacaggaacagcaacaacagcaacagcagcaaaaaagtgacagcaacaacaacaacatcaacaggaacagaaacaacagtaacagcagtaacaacaacaacaacagtaacagcaacaacagcaacaactgtaacaagaacagcaacaacaagaatagcaacaagaacagcaacaggaacagcaaaacagcaacaacagcaacaccaacagcaaaaacaacagcaacaacaacagtattaacaacagcaacaacagtaacaagaacagcaacaagaacagcaacaggaacagcaacaacaacaacagcaacaacaacagcaaaaacaatagcaacaacaacagtattaacaacagcaacaacagtggcaacaacagtaacaacaacagcaacaacaacaaaaacagctacagcaacaacaacaacaggaacaacagcaacaacaacagcaacagccacagcaacaacaacaaccgcaacagcaaaaacaacagcaacaacagcaacagcaacaacaacagcaacagcaacagcaaaaacaacagcaacagcaacaacaacagcaacaacaacagcaacagcaacagcaaaaacaacagcaacagcaacaacaacagcaacagcaacaacaacaacaacagcaacagcaataaaacagcaacagcaacaacaacagcaacagcaacagcaacaacaaaaacaacagcaacagcaacagcaacagcaaaaacaacagcaacagcaacaacaacagcaacagcaacaacaacaacaacagcaacagcaaaaaaaacagcaacagcaacaacaacagcaacagcaacagcaacaacaaaaacaacagcaacaacaacagcaacagcaaaaaaaacagcaacagcaacagcaaaaacaacagcaacagcaacaacaacaacaaaaacaacagcaagagcaacagcaacaacaaaaacaacagcaacaacaacagcaaaaacaacagcaacagcaacaacaacaacaacagcaacaacaacagcaacagcaaaaaaaacagcaacagcagcaacagcaacaacagcaacaacaacaacaacagcaacaacaaaaacaacgacagcaacaacaacagtaacaacaactgcaacaacaacagcaacagcaacaacaacagcgacaacagcaacagcaacaacaacagtaaccgcaacaacaacaacaacaggaacaacaacagaaacagcaacagcaacgacagcaacaacaacagtaacagcaacaacaacagtaacaacaacagtgacgacagcaacaacaacagtaacaggaactgcaacaaaaacagtaacagcaacaggaacagcaacaacaacagcaataacaacaacagcaacaacaacagcaacaggaacagcaacaacaacagcaacaacaacaacaacagtaacagcaacaataacagcaacaacaacagtaacaagaataacagcagtaacagcaataacaacaacaacaacaacagtaacaacaggaacaacaacaacatcaaaagcagcaataacaacaactgtaacagcaacaacagtaatagcaacagtaacaacaacagcaacaggaacaggaacagcaacaataacagtaacaagaacaacaacagtaacaacaacactaacagcaacaataacagtaacagcaacagcatcagcaacaggaacagcaacgacaacaataacagcagcaacagcaacggcAGCACCAACAGCAACGGCAGcagcaacgacagcaacaacaacaggaacaccaacaacagtaacagcagcaacagGAACAGCAGCAACaggaacagcaacagcaacaacaacagcagcaaaaacggcaacaacaacagcaacaacagcaccaGCAAcgacaacaccagcaacaacaataacaaaatcaacaacgacaacaataaaaataaaggaacaacaaaacaacaggaacaacagtaGTAAGaccaaacaagaacaaaacaacgaCAGGAAAagcaacaagaagaaaacaacaacataacagcaacaacaaaaacagtaacaacaacaaaaacagtaacaacaagaacaaaacaacaagaacaaaacaacaacagcaaaaagtgGCCTGTGCCTTCAATCGGTACTTTTTCCAGGTAGTGAATTTTTGAATTTTCTAATTTAAGATTCATATTgcaacgttttttgttttttgtttgtgtacgaAGTCTATTATTAATATGGGTTGTTTCATTTCAAAgtgaatgatgaataaaaaaacaatctgAGATTTTAATGATGTTTAATCATGACACAACAACATTTTTCCTGCttattgttcatttatatatctatttatgtacctatttacttatttacattttCCTCACACGCAAACTAACGACGAAAATTATTTACAACGTGAGTTCCTGAATAACATAAAAGCGAAATGTAACGAAGATATTTTTGCTTTGAGCTTTGAACTCGCCCGATAAAAATTCAAATTACAATTAAATGTTCGCAAACTACGTACTGACCTCGATAGTTTGCTTACAATAGGAAAAATATGCTGTTTGGATGCAgatctgagggagagagagagagggagagggaaagagagttagatcgggagaataaggagagagagagaatgagagatagagagggagggtaaagagagggagatagggagatagagagggagagtaaagagagagagagaaagagaaggtggggggggggggggggaacgagaaagagttagagagagggagggtgaagagacagagaaggaaagatagagagggtaaagagagagagaaagagtgagggagggtgaagagagagagagagagaaaggggaaagaaatggagagcgaaataaaagagagagagggtggggaaagagagagaaggaaaaagagagagaaatgaaaagagagagaaattaaaagagagagagggaagaagagagggaaatgaaaaaaagagaaagagggggaaggaaaaaaaagagaaagagggggaaggaaaaaaaagagagaaagggaaaaacggagacggggaaaaagagagaaaaggggaaatagagaggaggaaaagagagagtgggaaagagagagagaaagggagaatgggaaaggaagagagaaagaaagagagatgatgaaagagagagagataaggaaagagagggatactgagaaagaaagagagagagagagagaaagagagagggagagggagagagagagagagagagagagagagagagagagagagagagagagagagagagagagagagagagagagagagagagagagagagagagagagagagagaaagttagatcgAACATTCACATGCTTgcttttatatctgtttatccatctatctatttataaaaatGGATAATTTATTCAGGTATCATTTGatttcattaccattttattatttgtgtttcagCACTTAGTTTAAGTTTTAAACAGCAGTAATAAACTAACCCTTATATTAGTAGCCTGATTTTAAATTCTGTTAATTCATTATTATGAACCTTttcaaaaaagaatgagagagagagagagagagagagagagagagagagagagagggagagagagagagagagagagagagagagagagagagagagagagagagagagagagagagagagagagagagagagagagagagagagagagagagagagggaggggggagaaagagagagagagggagatggagatagagggagagggagatggagatagagagagagggagagagagagaaagaaaattggttATAAGGCATCATGATAAGAAGCTActgaatattactaatactaatagcaataacaccgacaacaataatgatggtgaagattaaaAATATGAGGGACAGCACATGCAATAAAGAGTGCAAATCAAGTCGTAGTACCAAACTGTGCGGGCAATAAATATTCAACACAAATCCTAACAACACGATCTCAATTTCGAAAATGGAAAATGGCTCGAAAAGTGCCAGTTCCTCGGGGCCGGAGAGGAAAAGCCTCAAGGATGTGGGTAGCGAAGAGACGATCCATCCACGAGAAAACCACTGTTCGAGATGAAGTTAAACGGCTGATTGATGAGGAAAGATTTCATCAGTCTGCGGGGGGCGCGGGCGTCGACGGACGAAAGACAATGCGGgcgaagagaaaggatgagattCGTGACTTTCCTATCGCCTTTCTGTTAAACTTACTTGGGTTTGTGTGGGGTTTCTGTGTTAATGAGGAcggggatgaagatgatgaaaatgaaaaattattatgataatgataataataatgattatgatatgataattttttatcaattatgatgatatcataattgtaacagttctgataatgatgatgataacagtaactagaataaagattataacaatctACAGAATAGAAATGGGAATTTCCTGGAAGgatcaagaaaataaaagttcCTCATCAGCTGCGATTTTTTTTAACCATTCTCCagatactttttatttatttatttatttgtttctttatgtatTGGAATTCCTGATTTCTTTTATTATAGGGGCTCATTGGgagaatca belongs to Penaeus chinensis breed Huanghai No. 1 chromosome 4, ASM1920278v2, whole genome shotgun sequence and includes:
- the LOC125025051 gene encoding putative uncharacterized protein DDB_G0286901 → NKNINNSNNNSNNNSSNNSNNNSNNNSNNNNSNINNSNNNNSNSNKNSNNNNSNNNSNNNNSNNNISNNNDANSNNNNSNNSSNKNSNNNSNNINSNNNNRHSNNSNNSNNNNSNNNGNTNNNNNSNSNSNRNSNSNNNNNNRSSNNSNSNNNSNKNNNNNNSKRTRSNSNSKNNSNTNNNNNSINRNSNNSNNDSNYNSNN
- the LOC125025050 gene encoding LOW QUALITY PROTEIN: probable serine/threonine-protein kinase cdc7 (The sequence of the model RefSeq protein was modified relative to this genomic sequence to represent the inferred CDS: deleted 1 base in 1 codon; substituted 1 base at 1 genomic stop codon), giving the protein NNNSNSNNSNNCNKNSNNKKQQQQQKQLQQQQQQEQQQQQQQQPQQQQQPQQQKQQQQQQQQQQQQQQQQKQQQQQQQQQQQQQQQQQKQQQQQQQQQQQQQQQQQQQXNSNSNNNSNSNSNNKNNSNSNSNSKNNSNSNNNSNSNNNNNSNSKKNSNSNNNSNSNSNNKNNSNNNSNSKKNSNKQQQQQKQQQQQQQKQQQQQQQNNSNNNSNSKKNSNSSNSNNSNNNNNSNNKNNDSNNNSNNNCNNNSNSNN